A genomic region of Pseudochaenichthys georgianus chromosome 12, fPseGeo1.2, whole genome shotgun sequence contains the following coding sequences:
- the LOC117455815 gene encoding uncharacterized protein isoform X1: MQRHRPINTAWKRTFEGSLKMSNEKNPEVAGCDASIMMNVWEIREREYDQKLQIEQVRKEKSALSTINQDWANRLAAKMGTHKRVEKKPKPDGDLPGQKTVWKRKQPQPPPAPPPRGVGSGPAGQSRGFSSPAFHSKDKKGQDKHFKRLQLLMSITQNQPSAMIWGKSWKYNKSLPALEECAISNWGECWMFATQQPYSEAGKPWLNGPNLMDPHSLHLWMKPDYRMVESQELDLSLPTEEWQMSWRKADKNKKDGNEENVGKSGFFTHLLQTQHNNEALCSSEWSDSWLSTKPASQQDDSTVLNDGQMNESVEKQGKDTGMSSKWEECWRLANHYGCKSKLPQAEKSHNPEWANSWRAAMVNNFHTNADPSVSEHSQQRESHLFKAMLVSPEQKNRDLYLNEFEALSEWNTSWQVTKNNSKPSEEIEKVLNIAHSRMETSKAQKVENNRKGQDFLSENPRYENLKNDVIYCPKRECSQTKLRHLKHMENILSASEWRESWKTLKHRMRMERRRMRPDPSRPFRAAEKGGERMPSTSEWKYSWKLTSQPMRQEPEAWQQGWSITPQFRVDRTLEQNHFAPVELPKNGPTSERSWEESWRFLRRQRQSEPGQGRAQTCQAGSSVATNQPGYSPAQRRVSISSSDWQAAWMVSETQFHHDRPSLTQWREAWRCSDSHTDHSPSEVLREDQVNVAMEIQTLRENISLQRANAKFSQSFDKQMFRERYPEKQWDASWKAGSLLNHQPSHRGSSGTPEKSTSCTTPQHDNTENGHGTKWGRSFRIANPMPPMEKPWVESYANPCQYTVMWSRGKHLKNNVSTILSSNPATFKLWGNSHQFLPGAHPKAKNTTMSKASVDPRVIITIQTKNRKHLYSTIEKEELSAKKLAGCHLLGKTQPRPKKGPVKSAKKDDKTPDTFFEEWEESWRFSVQPSGLRKPVKSLSGWNESWKFLIPPHQPMNGPKAK, translated from the exons AACGTTTGAAGGAAGTTTGAAGATGTCGAATGAGAAGAATCCCGAGGTTGCGGGCTGTGACGCCTCCATCATGATGAACGTCTGGGagatcagagagagagagtatgaTCAGAAGCTCCAGATTGAGCAGGTCCGGAAAGAGAAGAGTGCTCTGTCTAC TATTAACCAGGACTGGGCCAATCGTTTGGCTGCAAAAATGGGAACCCATAAAAGAGTGGAAAAGAAACCTAAACCTGATGGGGATCTTCCCGGGCAGAAGACTGTCTGGAAGAGGAAGCAGCCCcagcctcctcctgctcctcctcctcgtgGCGTAGGTTCAGGACCAGCAGGCCAAAGCAGAGGCTTCTCCAGCCCCGCCTTCCACTCCAAGGACAAAAAGGGGCAAGACAAACATTTCAAAAGGCTACAATTACTCATGTCAATCACCCAGAATCAACCTTCTGCTATGATTTGGGGGAAGTCATGGAAATACAACAAATCATTGCCCGCACTAGAAGAATGTGCTATTTCAAACTGGGGCGAGTGCTGGATGTTTGCCACCCAGCAGCCTTACTCTGAAGCAGGCAAGCCTTGGCTAAATGGACCCAACTTGATGGATCCTCATAGCCTTCATCTCTGGATGAAACCTGACTACAGGATGGTGGAATCGCAAGAGTTAGACTTGAGTCTTCCAACTGAGGAGTGGCAGATGTCCTGGAGAAAAGCTGACAAAAATAAAAAGGATGGAAACGAAGAAAATGTTGGCAAATCTGGATTCTTCACCCATCTGTTGCAGACTCAGCACAACAATGAAGCCTTATGCTCCTCCGAGTGGAGTGACTCATGGTTATCCACCAAGCCAGCAAGTCAGCAGGATGATTCGACTGTTCTAAATGATGGTCAAATGAATGAGTCTGTTGAAAAGCAGGGTAAGGATACAGGGATGAGCTCCAAGTGGGAAGAATGTTGGAGGCTTGCTAATCACTATGGTTGCAAATCTAAGTTGCCTCAAGCTGAAAAATCTCACAATCCAGAGTGGGCCAACTCATGGAGAGCAGCCATGGTGAACAACTTCCATACAAATGCTGATCCCTCTGTGTCTGAGCACAGCCAGCAGAGAGAGTCACATCTCTTCAAGGCCATGCTTGTGTCTCCTGAGCAGAAGAACAGAGATTTGTACTTGAATGAATTTGAGGCTCTCTCTGAATGGAACACTTCTTGGCAGGTGACCAAAAACAACTCAAAACCCAGTGAAGAAATAGAGAAAGTCCTTAACATCGCGCATTCAAGGATGGAGACTTCCAAAGCTCAAAAGGTGGAGAACAACCGGAAGGGGCAGGATTTCCTGTCAGAGAACCCACGCTATGAAAACCTGAAGAATGATGTGATCTATTGCCCAAAGAGAGAATGTTCTCAAACTAAGCTGCGTCATCTGAAACACATGGAAAACATCTTGTCTGCCTCAGAATGGAGGGAATCGTGGAAGACACTAAAACACAGAATGAGAATGGAGAGAAGAAGAATGAGGCCTGACCCTTCAAGGCCTTTCAGGGCAGCTGAGAAAGGAGGAGAGAGGATGCCATCGACCTCAGAGTGGAAATACTCATGGAAATTAACCAGTCAACCCATGCGTCAGGAGCCTGAAGCTTGGCAGCAGGGTTGGTCCATAACACCCCAATTCCGAGTAGATCGTACTCTGGAGCAGAATCACTTTGCGCCTGTGGAACTCCCTAAGAACGGGCCAACAAGTGAGCGCAGTTGGGAGGAATCCTGGAGGTTCTTGAGGCGCCAGCGTCAATCAGAACCTGGGCAGGGTAGGGCTCAAACATGCCAAGCAGGGTCAAGTGTGGCTACTAACCAGCCTGGCTATTCGCCTGCACAGAGGAGGGTTTCTATATCATCTTCTGATTGGCAGGCAGCCTGGATGGTCTCAGAAACTCAGTTCCACCATGATAGACCCTCCTTAACCCAGTGGAGGGAAGCATGGAGGTGTTCTGACTCCCATACAGATCACTCTCCTTCAGAAGTGTTGAGAGAGGATCAGGTGAATGTGGCAATGGAGATCCAAACCCTGAGAGAAAACATTTCCTTGCAGAGAGCCAATGCTAAATTTAGCCAGTCTTTTGACAAGCAGATGTTTAGAGAAAGATATCCTGAGAAACAGTGGGATGCTTCATGGAAGGCTGGGTCACTACTGAACCATCAACCAAGTCATCGTGGATCTTCAGGGACACCTGAGAAAAGCACGAGCTGCACTACTCCGCAGCACGACAACACTGAGAATGGACATGGAACTAAGTGGGGAAGGTCGTTCAGGATCGCTAACCCAATGCCCCCCATGGAGAAACCCTGGGTAGAGTCCTATGCCAACCCATGTCAATATACCGTAATGTGGTCAAGAGGAAAACACTTAAAAAACAACGTCAGCACCATCTTAAGCAGCAACCCTGCAACCTTCAAGCTTTGGGGAAACTCCCATCAGTTCCTGCCAGGGGCTCATCCAAaagccaaaaacacaactatgTCTAAAGCATCTGTGGACCCCAGGGTGATCATAACAATCCAAACCAAAAACAGGAAGCATTTATACTCTACAATTGAGAAGGAGGAACTGTCAGCTAAGAAGTTGGCAGGATGCCACCTGTTGGGTAAAACACAACCACGTCCCAAGAAAGGCCCTGTGAAGAGCGCTAAGAAGGATGACAAAACACCTGATACCTTCTTTGAGGAGTGGGAAGAGTCTTGGAGGTTTTCGGTCCAACCTAGTGGTCTGAGAAAGCCTGTCAAGTCACTCTCGGGTTGGAATGAGTCATGGAAATTCCTCATTCCACCACACCAGCCGATGAATGGCCCCAAGGCCAAATAA
- the LOC117455815 gene encoding uncharacterized protein isoform X2 has product MSNEKNPEVAGCDASIMMNVWEIREREYDQKLQIEQVRKEKSALSTINQDWANRLAAKMGTHKRVEKKPKPDGDLPGQKTVWKRKQPQPPPAPPPRGVGSGPAGQSRGFSSPAFHSKDKKGQDKHFKRLQLLMSITQNQPSAMIWGKSWKYNKSLPALEECAISNWGECWMFATQQPYSEAGKPWLNGPNLMDPHSLHLWMKPDYRMVESQELDLSLPTEEWQMSWRKADKNKKDGNEENVGKSGFFTHLLQTQHNNEALCSSEWSDSWLSTKPASQQDDSTVLNDGQMNESVEKQGKDTGMSSKWEECWRLANHYGCKSKLPQAEKSHNPEWANSWRAAMVNNFHTNADPSVSEHSQQRESHLFKAMLVSPEQKNRDLYLNEFEALSEWNTSWQVTKNNSKPSEEIEKVLNIAHSRMETSKAQKVENNRKGQDFLSENPRYENLKNDVIYCPKRECSQTKLRHLKHMENILSASEWRESWKTLKHRMRMERRRMRPDPSRPFRAAEKGGERMPSTSEWKYSWKLTSQPMRQEPEAWQQGWSITPQFRVDRTLEQNHFAPVELPKNGPTSERSWEESWRFLRRQRQSEPGQGRAQTCQAGSSVATNQPGYSPAQRRVSISSSDWQAAWMVSETQFHHDRPSLTQWREAWRCSDSHTDHSPSEVLREDQVNVAMEIQTLRENISLQRANAKFSQSFDKQMFRERYPEKQWDASWKAGSLLNHQPSHRGSSGTPEKSTSCTTPQHDNTENGHGTKWGRSFRIANPMPPMEKPWVESYANPCQYTVMWSRGKHLKNNVSTILSSNPATFKLWGNSHQFLPGAHPKAKNTTMSKASVDPRVIITIQTKNRKHLYSTIEKEELSAKKLAGCHLLGKTQPRPKKGPVKSAKKDDKTPDTFFEEWEESWRFSVQPSGLRKPVKSLSGWNESWKFLIPPHQPMNGPKAK; this is encoded by the exons ATGTCGAATGAGAAGAATCCCGAGGTTGCGGGCTGTGACGCCTCCATCATGATGAACGTCTGGGagatcagagagagagagtatgaTCAGAAGCTCCAGATTGAGCAGGTCCGGAAAGAGAAGAGTGCTCTGTCTAC TATTAACCAGGACTGGGCCAATCGTTTGGCTGCAAAAATGGGAACCCATAAAAGAGTGGAAAAGAAACCTAAACCTGATGGGGATCTTCCCGGGCAGAAGACTGTCTGGAAGAGGAAGCAGCCCcagcctcctcctgctcctcctcctcgtgGCGTAGGTTCAGGACCAGCAGGCCAAAGCAGAGGCTTCTCCAGCCCCGCCTTCCACTCCAAGGACAAAAAGGGGCAAGACAAACATTTCAAAAGGCTACAATTACTCATGTCAATCACCCAGAATCAACCTTCTGCTATGATTTGGGGGAAGTCATGGAAATACAACAAATCATTGCCCGCACTAGAAGAATGTGCTATTTCAAACTGGGGCGAGTGCTGGATGTTTGCCACCCAGCAGCCTTACTCTGAAGCAGGCAAGCCTTGGCTAAATGGACCCAACTTGATGGATCCTCATAGCCTTCATCTCTGGATGAAACCTGACTACAGGATGGTGGAATCGCAAGAGTTAGACTTGAGTCTTCCAACTGAGGAGTGGCAGATGTCCTGGAGAAAAGCTGACAAAAATAAAAAGGATGGAAACGAAGAAAATGTTGGCAAATCTGGATTCTTCACCCATCTGTTGCAGACTCAGCACAACAATGAAGCCTTATGCTCCTCCGAGTGGAGTGACTCATGGTTATCCACCAAGCCAGCAAGTCAGCAGGATGATTCGACTGTTCTAAATGATGGTCAAATGAATGAGTCTGTTGAAAAGCAGGGTAAGGATACAGGGATGAGCTCCAAGTGGGAAGAATGTTGGAGGCTTGCTAATCACTATGGTTGCAAATCTAAGTTGCCTCAAGCTGAAAAATCTCACAATCCAGAGTGGGCCAACTCATGGAGAGCAGCCATGGTGAACAACTTCCATACAAATGCTGATCCCTCTGTGTCTGAGCACAGCCAGCAGAGAGAGTCACATCTCTTCAAGGCCATGCTTGTGTCTCCTGAGCAGAAGAACAGAGATTTGTACTTGAATGAATTTGAGGCTCTCTCTGAATGGAACACTTCTTGGCAGGTGACCAAAAACAACTCAAAACCCAGTGAAGAAATAGAGAAAGTCCTTAACATCGCGCATTCAAGGATGGAGACTTCCAAAGCTCAAAAGGTGGAGAACAACCGGAAGGGGCAGGATTTCCTGTCAGAGAACCCACGCTATGAAAACCTGAAGAATGATGTGATCTATTGCCCAAAGAGAGAATGTTCTCAAACTAAGCTGCGTCATCTGAAACACATGGAAAACATCTTGTCTGCCTCAGAATGGAGGGAATCGTGGAAGACACTAAAACACAGAATGAGAATGGAGAGAAGAAGAATGAGGCCTGACCCTTCAAGGCCTTTCAGGGCAGCTGAGAAAGGAGGAGAGAGGATGCCATCGACCTCAGAGTGGAAATACTCATGGAAATTAACCAGTCAACCCATGCGTCAGGAGCCTGAAGCTTGGCAGCAGGGTTGGTCCATAACACCCCAATTCCGAGTAGATCGTACTCTGGAGCAGAATCACTTTGCGCCTGTGGAACTCCCTAAGAACGGGCCAACAAGTGAGCGCAGTTGGGAGGAATCCTGGAGGTTCTTGAGGCGCCAGCGTCAATCAGAACCTGGGCAGGGTAGGGCTCAAACATGCCAAGCAGGGTCAAGTGTGGCTACTAACCAGCCTGGCTATTCGCCTGCACAGAGGAGGGTTTCTATATCATCTTCTGATTGGCAGGCAGCCTGGATGGTCTCAGAAACTCAGTTCCACCATGATAGACCCTCCTTAACCCAGTGGAGGGAAGCATGGAGGTGTTCTGACTCCCATACAGATCACTCTCCTTCAGAAGTGTTGAGAGAGGATCAGGTGAATGTGGCAATGGAGATCCAAACCCTGAGAGAAAACATTTCCTTGCAGAGAGCCAATGCTAAATTTAGCCAGTCTTTTGACAAGCAGATGTTTAGAGAAAGATATCCTGAGAAACAGTGGGATGCTTCATGGAAGGCTGGGTCACTACTGAACCATCAACCAAGTCATCGTGGATCTTCAGGGACACCTGAGAAAAGCACGAGCTGCACTACTCCGCAGCACGACAACACTGAGAATGGACATGGAACTAAGTGGGGAAGGTCGTTCAGGATCGCTAACCCAATGCCCCCCATGGAGAAACCCTGGGTAGAGTCCTATGCCAACCCATGTCAATATACCGTAATGTGGTCAAGAGGAAAACACTTAAAAAACAACGTCAGCACCATCTTAAGCAGCAACCCTGCAACCTTCAAGCTTTGGGGAAACTCCCATCAGTTCCTGCCAGGGGCTCATCCAAaagccaaaaacacaactatgTCTAAAGCATCTGTGGACCCCAGGGTGATCATAACAATCCAAACCAAAAACAGGAAGCATTTATACTCTACAATTGAGAAGGAGGAACTGTCAGCTAAGAAGTTGGCAGGATGCCACCTGTTGGGTAAAACACAACCACGTCCCAAGAAAGGCCCTGTGAAGAGCGCTAAGAAGGATGACAAAACACCTGATACCTTCTTTGAGGAGTGGGAAGAGTCTTGGAGGTTTTCGGTCCAACCTAGTGGTCTGAGAAAGCCTGTCAAGTCACTCTCGGGTTGGAATGAGTCATGGAAATTCCTCATTCCACCACACCAGCCGATGAATGGCCCCAAGGCCAAATAA